One Candidatus Cloacimonas sp. genomic region harbors:
- a CDS encoding ImmA/IrrE family metallo-endopeptidase: MNTLKVSINPAILEWGILRSGIPREKLEKKLPKINLWIAKQDRPTLKQLEDLSNTLHIPFGYFFLENPPLERIPIPLFRTKNETQNSQFSTEFIDTLYEMQRRQIWLKEYLIESHYEPLPFISSCTLNDDPVQTADKIRNELKINDEWAKKFTTWNDALLSLREKVEQARIFFVANGIVKNNTHRPLNVNEFRGFVLVDNYAPLIFVNNADCKAAQMFTIAHELAHLWIGESAAFDLRGMQPAQNAKEVFCDKVAAEFLVPAKILKEKIKDIPSPDIFTLISRLSREFKVSEIVIARRLLDCKRINKEQFFTVYNKSFERQKEKTKDKGGGDYYQTQSVRVSKHFLQYVVQALNEGVLLYTDAYQLTGLNRKTFDNYVDRVLENI; the protein is encoded by the coding sequence ATGAATACGCTCAAAGTTTCTATTAATCCAGCTATCTTAGAGTGGGGTATTCTCAGATCAGGTATCCCAAGGGAAAAATTGGAAAAAAAGCTTCCCAAAATTAATCTATGGATAGCAAAACAAGATAGACCTACTTTAAAGCAGCTGGAAGATTTATCCAACACTTTACATATTCCTTTTGGTTATTTCTTTTTGGAAAATCCTCCTTTAGAACGAATTCCCATTCCCTTATTCCGGACTAAAAATGAAACTCAAAATAGTCAATTCAGCACTGAGTTCATTGACACCTTATATGAAATGCAACGCAGACAGATTTGGTTGAAAGAATATCTAATAGAGAGTCATTATGAACCATTACCTTTTATAAGCTCTTGCACTTTAAATGATGACCCTGTTCAAACGGCTGATAAAATTAGGAACGAGCTTAAAATAAATGATGAATGGGCAAAAAAATTTACTACCTGGAACGATGCTTTACTATCTTTAAGAGAAAAAGTTGAACAAGCAAGAATATTTTTTGTGGCAAACGGAATTGTTAAAAATAATACCCATCGCCCGCTAAATGTTAATGAATTTAGAGGTTTTGTGTTAGTAGATAACTATGCACCTTTAATATTTGTAAATAATGCCGATTGTAAAGCAGCACAGATGTTTACCATAGCTCATGAATTAGCTCATTTATGGATTGGAGAAAGTGCCGCTTTTGATTTAAGAGGAATGCAACCTGCCCAAAACGCTAAAGAAGTATTTTGTGATAAAGTGGCTGCTGAGTTTTTAGTCCCTGCCAAGATACTGAAAGAAAAGATAAAAGATATACCTTCACCGGATATATTTACTTTAATAAGCAGGTTAAGCAGGGAATTTAAAGTAAGCGAAATTGTTATAGCCCGTAGATTGTTGGATTGCAAAAGAATAAATAAAGAGCAGTTCTTCACAGTTTATAACAAATCTTTTGAAAGACAGAAAGAAAAGACCAAAGATAAAGGTGGTGGAGATTATTACCAAACCCAAAGTGTAAGAGTAAGCAAGCATTTTCTCCAATATGTAGTACAAGCTCTAAATGAGGGCGTTTTACTATATACTGATGCTTATCAACTTACGGGACTTAATAGAAAGACCTTTGATAATTATGTTGATAGGGTTTTGGAAAATATATGA
- the dxr gene encoding 1-deoxy-D-xylulose-5-phosphate reductoisomerase, with product MVKKSIALLGATGSIGTSTLAVAEEQNIPIVLASAHKNYPLLLNLAQKHKIPCLIFTGIEDPVLQSKLKTENSAFKIYFGENELIKALANENYEIALNAIAGSAGLRYSFAILKRHKYLALANKESLVMGGHILTKMLSDKPILPVDSELSALFQAIGKHPAHEIRQLHLTASGGIFRDLPLEDFAKITPQQALKNPNWTMGAKVTLDSATMFNKALEVMETHWLFNQPYSNIQAVIHPQSLIHSLVEFIDGSFLAQISNPDMKLPILYALSWPQRVQSQLVQTDLTSLAPLTFKEIDPQRYPLFYLGLEVAKTGGIYPTVINSAVEAASFLFLQNKIPYLKMCELVKKALDDQAQISEPELETIMEINQQTYQKVLQQIK from the coding sequence ATGGTAAAAAAGTCAATCGCTCTTTTAGGGGCGACGGGTTCCATCGGAACCTCCACTTTGGCTGTTGCGGAAGAACAAAATATTCCTATCGTTCTGGCTTCTGCCCATAAAAATTATCCATTATTGCTAAATCTTGCCCAAAAACACAAGATTCCCTGTCTTATCTTTACGGGAATTGAAGACCCGGTACTTCAATCAAAACTGAAAACAGAAAATTCAGCGTTTAAAATATACTTTGGCGAAAACGAACTCATTAAAGCATTGGCTAATGAAAATTATGAAATTGCGTTAAATGCCATAGCCGGTTCGGCAGGATTGCGTTATAGTTTTGCCATCTTAAAACGCCACAAATACTTAGCTTTGGCAAATAAAGAATCCCTCGTTATGGGTGGGCACATTTTAACCAAAATGCTTTCTGATAAACCAATTTTACCTGTGGATAGCGAACTTAGCGCACTTTTTCAAGCAATCGGAAAACATCCCGCCCACGAAATTCGGCAACTGCATCTTACTGCCTCCGGAGGTATTTTTCGTGACCTGCCTTTGGAGGATTTTGCTAAAATCACTCCTCAGCAAGCGCTGAAAAATCCCAATTGGACAATGGGAGCCAAAGTTACACTGGATTCGGCAACTATGTTTAATAAGGCCTTGGAAGTTATGGAAACGCATTGGCTGTTTAATCAGCCCTATTCTAATATCCAAGCGGTGATTCATCCTCAATCCCTTATCCATTCGCTGGTGGAATTTATTGATGGCTCTTTTTTAGCTCAAATAAGCAATCCGGATATGAAACTACCAATTTTATATGCCCTTTCCTGGCCCCAAAGAGTTCAATCGCAACTTGTGCAAACGGATTTAACCTCTCTTGCGCCTTTAACTTTTAAAGAAATTGATCCACAACGCTATCCTTTATTTTATTTAGGGTTGGAAGTAGCCAAAACCGGAGGAATTTACCCCACCGTTATCAATTCTGCGGTGGAAGCGGCATCTTTTCTTTTTCTGCAAAATAAGATACCTTATTTAAAGATGTGCGAGCTTGTAAAAAAAGCGCTGGATGACCAAGCACAAATTTCTGAACCCGAGCTGGAAACCATTATGGAGATTAACCAGCAGACCTATCAAAAAGTGCTGCAACAAATAAAATAG